In Archocentrus centrarchus isolate MPI-CPG fArcCen1 chromosome 21, fArcCen1, whole genome shotgun sequence, the following are encoded in one genomic region:
- the zic2a gene encoding zinc finger protein ZIC 2a gives MLLDAGHQFPGLGVGSFARHHSASEMQERDLSLAQNSFVDSAHMGAFKLNHDLSPGQSSAFTTQAPGYPAAALGAHAAHVTSYASSPFNSTRDFLFRSRGFGESSPASSQHTIFGPTAGSLHHSHTDTQGHILFPGIHDQHGSHGSPNVLNGQMRLGLPGEVFGRSDQYHQVSSPRTDPYSAAQLHNQYGSMNMNMGMNMAAHHHPGAFFRYMRQQCIKQELICKWIDPEQLSNPKKCCNKTFSTMHELVTHVSVEHVGGPEQTNHICFWEDCSRESKPFKAKYKLVNHIRVHTGEKPFPCPFPGCGKVFARSENLKIHKRTHTGEKPFQCEFEGCDRRFANSSDRKKHMHVHTSDKPYLCKMCDKSYTHPSSLRKHMKVHESSPPASDSSPAASSGYESSTPPGLVSPTTETQSNTTLSPASAVHNTTSHSGLSSNFSEWYV, from the exons ATGCTACTGGATGCTGGTCACCAGTTCCCAGGACTCGGAGTGGGCTCATTTGCCAGGCATCACTCCGCAAGCGAGATGCAGGAGAGAGACTTGAGTTTGGCACAAAATAGCTTTGTTGACTCTGCACACATGGGTGCGTTTAAGCTGAACCATGATCTCTCCCCGGGACAGAGCTCTGCCTTCACCACCCAGGCGCCGGGCTACCCCGCGGCGGCTTTAGGGGCTCACGCCGCCCATGTCACCTCGTATGCAAGCTCTCCTTTCAACTCCACCAGGGACTTTCTCTTTCGTAGTCGCGGTTTCGGAGAATCCTCTCCGGCGAGTAGCCAACACACTATTTTTGGCCCCACGGCGGGATCCCTTCATCACTCCCACACAGACACTCAAGGCCACATTCTGTTCCCCGGGATCCACGACCAGCATGGGTCCCACGGATCCCCGAATGTCCTGAATGGGCAAATGAGGCTTGGACTACCCGGTGAAGTTTTCGGACGCTCCGACCAGTACCACCAGGTTTCCAGTCCGAGGACCGACCCGTATTCGGCCGCGCAACTCCACAACCAGTACGGCTCCATGAATATGAACATGGGGATGAACATGGCAGCCCACCACCACCCCGGTGCCTTTTTCCGCTACATGAGGCAGCAGTGCATCAAGCAGGAACTCATCTGCAAGTGGATCGACCCCGAGCAGCTCAGCAACCCCAAGAAGTGTTGCAATAAAACTTTTAGCACCATGCACGAGTTGGTCACGCACGTCTCGGTGGAGCACGTCGGTGGTCCGGAGCAGACCAACCACATCTGTTTCTGGGAGGACTGCTCCCGGGAGAGCAAACCGTTCAAGGCAAAATACAAACTGGTGAACCACATTCGGGTGCACACTGGAGAAAAACCTTTTCCTTGCCCCTTCCCTGGATGCGGAAAGGTCTTCGCACGGTCGGAAAACTTGAAGATACACAAGAGAACGCATacag gAGAGAAACCGTTCCAGTGTGAGTTTGAGGGATGCGACAGAAGATTTGCAAACAGCAGCGACCGAAAGAAACACATGCACGTTCACACGTCGGACAAGCCATATCTCTGCAAAATGTGTGACAAGTCTTACACACATCCCAGCTCTCTACGAAAACACATGAAG gttCACGAATCCTCTCCACCAGCGTCAGACTCCTCACCAGCAGCCAGCTCTGGTTATGAATCCTCCACACCTCCAGGACTGGTGTCACCTACCACCGAGACTCAAAGCAACACCACCCTTTCTCCAGCCTCAGCTGTGCACAACACCACCAGCCACAGTGGCCTGTCCTCCAATTTCAGTGAATGGTATGTTTAG